The following coding sequences lie in one Vibrio sp. BS-M-Sm-2 genomic window:
- the fliI gene encoding flagellar protein export ATPase FliI, whose translation MLELANRLSQYKVEGLKSRPIASGKLVRVVGLTLEATGCKAPIGSLCLVETMSGQMEAEVVGFSGDNLFLMPSEQITGILPGARVTPMTTESGIPVGMELLGRVIDGVGNPLDGLGPIYTEQRASFNAEPINPLARKPISEPLDVGLKAINGLLTVGKGQRIGLFAGSGVGKSVTLGMMTRGTTAQVVVVGLIGERGREVKEFIEEILGEDGRKRSVVVAAPADSSPLMRLKGCQTALAVAEYFRDQGLDVLLLMDSLTRFAQAQREIALSVGEPPATKGYPPSVFAKLPALVERAGNGNDEQGSITAFFTVLTEGDDLQDPIADASRAILDGHVVLSREMADAGHYPAIDVEKSVSRVMPQITTEEHVLMSKAVRQVLSICRKNQDLVSIGAYKPGTDPAIDSAFTLKPKLDEYLQQKMKETVPYDMCVNMLKHVLGG comes from the coding sequence ATGCTTGAGTTAGCGAATCGTCTTAGCCAATACAAAGTCGAAGGGCTAAAATCGCGACCAATTGCATCAGGTAAGTTAGTCCGCGTTGTTGGCTTAACGCTTGAAGCTACTGGCTGTAAAGCTCCGATCGGCAGCCTGTGTCTAGTTGAAACTATGTCTGGTCAGATGGAAGCCGAAGTCGTCGGCTTTTCAGGCGATAACCTATTTTTGATGCCGAGTGAGCAAATCACTGGGATCTTACCTGGCGCTCGTGTGACACCGATGACCACTGAAAGTGGCATCCCTGTAGGTATGGAGCTGCTTGGTCGAGTGATCGACGGCGTAGGCAATCCACTCGACGGGCTAGGTCCAATCTATACTGAGCAACGCGCTTCATTTAATGCTGAGCCAATCAACCCTTTAGCTCGTAAACCGATTTCTGAACCACTCGATGTGGGTTTAAAGGCGATTAATGGCCTACTTACCGTAGGTAAAGGACAGCGTATCGGTCTGTTCGCTGGTTCTGGTGTCGGTAAGTCGGTTACGCTTGGTATGATGACTCGAGGCACAACCGCGCAGGTAGTGGTTGTAGGTCTAATTGGTGAGCGTGGACGAGAAGTTAAAGAATTTATTGAAGAGATTCTTGGTGAAGATGGTCGTAAGCGGTCGGTGGTGGTCGCGGCTCCTGCTGACTCATCGCCACTGATGCGATTAAAAGGTTGTCAAACTGCGTTGGCTGTAGCCGAGTATTTCCGCGACCAAGGTTTAGATGTTTTGTTGTTGATGGACTCATTGACCCGTTTTGCTCAGGCTCAGCGTGAAATTGCTCTGTCTGTTGGTGAGCCGCCAGCAACTAAAGGTTATCCGCCATCAGTATTCGCCAAGCTTCCAGCGCTGGTGGAACGTGCGGGTAACGGCAATGATGAACAAGGTTCGATTACGGCTTTCTTTACCGTGTTAACCGAAGGCGATGACTTACAAGACCCCATTGCTGATGCGTCGCGAGCGATCCTTGATGGACACGTTGTGTTGTCGCGTGAGATGGCGGATGCGGGTCATTACCCTGCGATCGATGTCGAGAAATCTGTCAGTCGTGTTATGCCGCAAATTACCACTGAAGAACATGTTTTGATGTCGAAAGCGGTAAGGCAAGTGCTGTCTATTTGTCGCAAAAACCAAGATTTGGTTTCGATTGGTGCTTACAAGCCAGGAACTGATCCTGCAATTGATAGTGCCTTCACTTTGAAGCCAAAACTGGATGAATACTTGCAGCAGAAGATGAAAGAAACTGTCCCATACGACATGTGTGTCAACATGTTAAAGCATGTATTGGGTGGCTAA